Below is a window of Candidatus Angelobacter sp. DNA.
GGGTATTCAAAAAAGGGAGTTTGGCAAAAGGAGCAGCTTGATTGGCTGTTCTCGCAGGAATTGCCGCTATTTCTGTCCACCGTTGATAAAGACACACTCACGTTCAGGCTCTATTCGACGAGCCCGGTCTGGCTTATCAGATACTCGTTTGGAGACGTATCCGAGGTTTATTTGATACCGGACGCCACACACGATCCATTGAAGGAGTCGAAAGAGGAAGTTCAAGAATATATGGGGAAGGGCGGCGATGGCGCCCGATACCGCATTCCTTTGGGAGCCCCGATTGTGGAGATGCGCATCGATGAGTTGAAGACGGATGTTGTTGACAAGGCTCGATTCGCGCTTAGCAAGGCGGCCAGCATTGAGATGAGCAATCTCACCTATCGCCGATTGAGCGTGCATTTTTCTCAGTGGATGTTGGACATACTGGCAAACGACGACTCCGCCGGCATCAAGCTTGGGCAGTTTTATGCGTGGAATACCGAGCCGGGTCGCAACACTCCGGAGCAGCTGAAAGCAGTCCTGCCGATTATTGTCGCTTTGGGGCACAATCTCAAATGGCAGAAGCGGCTCGACGAGCTCGCACAACTAAAGGGCATTTTCAGCCTCATTCCTCCCGACGAGATTCCAGACTTCCTGAAAAGCAACCTCCCTGAAATCCTATAGGGTCGAACAAGGCGCGAGACTTTGTGAAAACTTTTCCGGTTTGTTGAGTCGGCAGGGCGGGCGGGGAATAACTTTCCGGTTTCGGGTTTTGGACTTTAAGTTCCGAGAGTGCGGGGTATTCGGAGGCTCGATGGCCGCTCCCACCACCGCCCGCGGAAAAAGCGCCGGCGCCCCTTCACCTCAGCGCCGCCATCAGCGGCGCAAATCTCTCCAGTTTCAGAGTCGTCACCGGGTCATTTTTTGAGGTGAAGAATTCTTTGAAACAAATCCATCCATCCGGGGTCTTCAGTTTGTGATCGGATTGAACAATGCAACGTCTCACCGGGAGCGCTGCTGGAACAGCCGCCGGTTGGGACGAGAAACGGAAACTGAGTTTATGCCGGTTATCTCCAAATTTTACGGGATCGTCATCCGCATGTTGCGCGCGCAGGGTCTGGCCGCCCGTTTTTACGCCATCTACGAGAACACGGAACTGGTGGTGAGCATCTGGCCGTTGAGAATCATCCAGGGCGACGCGCCGAGTCGCGTGCGGGAAATGGTGCTCGAATGGGCCGCGCAGCATCAGCAGGAACTGCTCACCTCGTGGCACCGCTGCCTTTCGGGCCAGGCCCCGGTCCGCATCCAGCCGCTCCAATAGGCTTGCGCGAAAACCTCTCCGCCGGACCCTCTCCGGTGAGTCGCATCAAAATGGCATTGCGTGCCGGCACTGAAGCCACTCGATTACGAGATTTCTGAAACGGATTTTACCAGTGGGTGTCCCTGCGCGGTGACGCCCTGTTTTTGAAGGACGGTCAAGAATCGTCCGCCCGCGGCAGACGGCGGGTCATCTTCGCGGTCACTTTCCCGATCCACGAACTGATGCGCGATTTCTTTTTCTTCTGACCCTTGGGTTGTCCGATGGGCCGGCAATGCCCGCCGCAGACCGGACACAGTTTCAACTCGGCGCCGCCGACGCGCCGGATCTGGTGGACGCACAGTTCGCAAAACGCCTTGCCGCATTGCGCGCATTCCATTGTCGCCTGTGACGCGGCGTGTTGATAGCAGGCGGGAGCGCCGTCCGCCAGAAAGAGACCTGGTTGCGCGGACACGTGTGCGGGGATGACGACTTCGACGGGCGCGTCCTCGAGGGCGACTTCCACGGAGCCGAGATGCAAAGTCTGTCCCGGCAACAGCAGGCCTTCCCGGATGCGCTGACCGTTTATGAACGTGCCGTTGGTGGAACCGAGGTCGCAGATCTGCACCGTGCCGTCCCGCACGATGACCTCGCAATGGCGGCTCGAAATCGTCGCGTCGTCGAAATGAAAATCGTTGGTGGGATTGCGCCCGAGCCGTATGACGCCCGGCATCAACTCAATCTTCTGAGCTGCGCGCGACCCGGATTTGATGACTAATTGTGCCATGGCCTCCTCCCCGGCTGTTCTTTTC
It encodes the following:
- a CDS encoding DUF4160 domain-containing protein yields the protein MPVISKFYGIVIRMLRAQGLAARFYAIYENTELVVSIWPLRIIQGDAPSRVREMVLEWAAQHQQELLTSWHRCLSGQAPVRIQPLQ
- a CDS encoding FHA domain-containing protein yields the protein MAQLVIKSGSRAAQKIELMPGVIRLGRNPTNDFHFDDATISSRHCEVIVRDGTVQICDLGSTNGTFINGQRIREGLLLPGQTLHLGSVEVALEDAPVEVVIPAHVSAQPGLFLADGAPACYQHAASQATMECAQCGKAFCELCVHQIRRVGGAELKLCPVCGGHCRPIGQPKGQKKKKSRISSWIGKVTAKMTRRLPRADDS